From Pyrenophora tritici-repentis strain M4 chromosome 1, whole genome shotgun sequence, the proteins below share one genomic window:
- a CDS encoding Acetyltransf-1 multi-domain protein translates to MPLELRPMAAADTLSWTRVRTLAYYGPTHDVVHNGPISDSSIRGVAEDRKREIGQPNTWHWKVVDTGLEPSSDDPPGNGGRTIAISAWSMHNVGTEKKDLTAGFLPPELRLDALSSLLSPLREAQESIMGTTTPFFMLHQLATHPDHQGRGAAKVMLDWGLGKADERGLVLYLNATETGQVVYEKRGFRLVRALEWDRKPWGGEGKDWHGCMVRQPHGSNVE, encoded by the coding sequence ATGCCTCTCGAACTCCGCCCTATGGCGGCCGCAGACACACTGTCCTGGACAAGAGTTCGCACACTTGCTTACTACGGCCCTACACATGATGTCGTGCACAATGGACCTATCAGTGATTCATCGATACGCGGTGTAGCCGAAGACCGTAAACGTGAGATTGGCCAGCCAAACACGTGGCATTGGAAGGTAGTCGATACGGGTCTGGAGCCTAGCTCTGATGACCCTCCTGGCAATGGCGGGAGAACGATTGCCATCTCAGCGTGGAGTATGCACAACGTTGGCACTGAGAAGAAGGACTTGACAGCCGGCTTTCTACCACCGGAATTGCGACTCGATGCGCTGAGTTCACTGTTGAGTCCATTGCGAGAAGCTCAAGAATCCATCATGGGCACCACTACGCCCTTCTTCATGCTGCACCAGCTCGCTACGCATCCGGATCATCAGGGCCGAGGGGCAGCAAAGGTTATGCTGGATTGGGGGCTTGGAAAGGCGGATGAAAGGGGGTTGGTTCTATATCTCAATGCTACAGAGACGGGGCAGGTGGTGTATGAGAAGAGGGGATTTAGGCTGGTCAGGGCCCTAGAGTGGGATCGGAAGCCGTGGGGTGGGGAAGGCAAGGATTGGCACGGGTGTATGGTACGGCAGCCACATGGATCAAATGTGGAATGA
- a CDS encoding Mito-carr domain containing protein, whose amino-acid sequence MQHALDPTQGGAWIESPYLRSLIAGGLAGTTVDLSLYPLDTLKTRLQSSAGFAASGGFNGIYRGVGSAIVGSAPGAALFFITYDSIKRSFAQPKVAIQYNAEGKLYKEEVRDSGSEAVVHMLAASLGEVAACAVRVPTEVIKQRAQASQHPSSLSALTHILNQRHARGLAHVWMELYRGWSITIIREVPFTVIQFPLWEALKKYRTARTGRSEVTGLEGGLLGSVAGAVAAGITTPLDVLKTRMMLAREKQPMFSMLSTIMKESGPRAFFAGLGPRVGWISVGGAIFLGSYQWASNLLGGVGDE is encoded by the exons ATGCAGCATGCGCTCGATCCTACACAAGGAGGGGCATGGATTGAGTCGCCATACTTGCGGTCACTTATA GCAGGCGGCCTAGCAGGAACAACCGTGGACCTATCTCTCTACCCGCTCGATACACTCAAAACTCGTCTCCAATCCAGCGCCGGATTCGCCGCCAGCGGAGGCTTCAATGGCATCTATCGTGGCGTAGGCAGCGCAATCGTGGGCTCCGCGCCCGGCGCCGCCCTCTTCTTCATAACGTACGACTCGATAAAACGGTCCTTTGCCCAACCCAAGGTTGCAATTCAATATAATGCCGAGGGGAAATTGTACAAAGAGGAAGTCAGGGATAGCGGGAGCGAGGCTGTGGTGCACATGTTAGCAGCGAGTTTGGGTGAGGTGGCGGCGTGTGCTGTGAGAGTGCCGACAGAGGTTATAAAGCAGCGTGCGCAAGCATCGCAGCATCCATCTTCGCTATCGGCTCTGACGCATATCCTGAATCAGCGGCATGCTCGTGGTTTGGCGCATGTATGGATGGAGTTGTACCGCGGCTGGTCGATAACTATTATCCGCGAGGTACCGTTTACTGTTATTCAGTTTCCACTCTGGGAAGCCCTCAAGAAATATAGGACTGCGCGAACGGGCCGCAGCGAGGTTACAGGCTTGGAGGGAGGTTTGTTGGGTAGTGTAGCTGGAGCCGTGGCAGCGGGTATCACAACGCCGCTGGATGTGCTCAAGACGCGAATGATGCTTGCGAGGGAGAAGCAACCCATGTTCTCCATGTTGTCGACCATCATGAAGGAGTCGGGTCCAAGGGCTTTCTTTGCTGGGCTGGGGCCAAGGGTAGGCTGGATCAGCGTTGGCGGTGCTATATTCCTTGGGTCGTACCAGTGGGCTAGTAATCTCCTCGGGGGTGTGGGAGATGAATGA
- a CDS encoding Ribonuc-P-40 domain containing protein produces MLDIHRTDSGPNTKIYFSHSVLPSYIDPQNVSTKRKPFSTFNKQKYSHSLNLVLPEETYELIKGQLERNDGPARAQYARVHMKLGEIIESDFMNSYIKQGNVMMLSEGRPLLNDRFELYEGVLRMELTRPTYERCGLQGIPIEDGGRKHQKQRWIVEYNLRANSMKHGKGGLSRLEWACKNVLDKSLTWLFYNFNPSSTESLAEGKEPISRHQPWIHEIRPNATIMEDILVPQVSVNDLTSLYAEEDALGLLEYFHMVQLKSPRIEKGDDINPHLSRYEVLDFGKGVSSRNMVVVRWTGLISPAFVRDLFLMVKKDGFKGKRKASSTKDEDVSMEGSSLVEEKDGEWFAMGAQAFGGKHAWTVMQFAGRETLVWEAED; encoded by the coding sequence ATGCTCGATATTCATCGCACCGATTCCGGACCCAATACGAAAATATACTTTTCCCACAGCGTTTTGCCGTCTTACATCGACCCGCAAAATGTTTCCACAAAGAGGAAGCCCTTCTCGACGTTCAACAAGCAGAAGTACAGCCACAGCCTAAATCTGGTACTGCCGGAAGAGACATATGAGCTTATTAAAGGCCAGCTCGAACGGAATGATGGCCCAGCGAGAGCGCAATATGCGCGAGTGCATATGAAGCTCGGAGAAATCATTGAAAGCGACTTCATGAACAGCTATATCAAACAGGGAAATGTCATGATGCTCAGCGAAGGCCGGCCGCTTTTGAACGACCGATTCGAGCTCTACGAAGGCGTACTCCGCATGGAACTTACCCGCCCAACATACGAACGGTGCGGCCTCCAGGGCATTCCCATCGAAGACGGCGGCAGGAAACACCAGAAGCAGCGGTGGATAGTCGAATATAACTTGCGTGCAAACTCTATGAAGCATGGAAAGGGCGGATTGTCTAGGCTCGAGTGGGCATGCAAAAATGTGCTGGATAAATCGCTTACTTGGTTATTCTACAACTTCAATCCTTCATCTACCGAGTCTCTTGCGGAAGGGAAAGAACCAATATCGAGACACCAGCCTTGGATACATGAAATTAGGCCAAACGCGACAATAATGGAGGACATCCTAGTACCACAAGTCTCTGTCAACGATCTCACCAGTCTCTATGCGGAAGAGGACGCGCTGGGCCTACTCGAGTACTTCCACATGGTACAGTTGAAGTCGCCTCGGATCGAAAAAGGAGACGACATCAATCCACACCTGTCGCGCTACGAAGTGCTCGATTTTGGCAAAGGCGTCAGCTCAAGGAACATGGTCGTGGTACGTTGGACAGGTCTGATTTCACCAGCTTTTGTCCGCGATTTGTTTCTCATGGTCAAAAAAGATGGGTTCAAAGGTAAGAGGAAGGCCAGCAGCACAAAAGATGAGGACGTATCGATGGAAGGGAGCAGTCTAGTAGAGGAAAAGGACGGGGAGTGGTTTGCTATGGGCGCACAAGCTTTCGGTGGCAAGCACGCATGGACTGTGATGCAGTTTGCGGGTCGCGAGACTCTGGTCTGGGAAGCAGAAGATTAA
- a CDS encoding WD40 repeat protein, whose amino-acid sequence MGRNARKRISYVLPLANSAGGHRLGVNGLAVDPQNSILYSGGRDGVICAWDLHLDLNHTNPDERDPFADTNATDFKPPPTHFRQQVQAHTHWINDLVLAENNNALVSASSDITVKVWRPAAEDKLPPQTIGLHTDYVKRVAAPGGSENWVASGGLDRKISLWDLSGAGKKLEIAVGEDENTAKGSVYALAATPNIIASGGPESIVRVWDPRSGKRITKFVGHTDNVRDILLAHDGDMILTGSSDQTVKVWSMTAGRCMYTLTMHNDSVWSLHSDSPELDVFYSSDRSGIVAKSDVRNCAEMDEGLSVAVCQEHEGVNKIVAAGDYIWTATSSSSINRWNDVETAAEVELPESYKWHRNSVSTMRSRYPSPPAGSPRTNGETVKIPLKSLLRMSNTAPFPQAVAPKDADVSTLASSRKQSEVLVAPDHGAVGTIRALPDFTIEGQNGLIKHHLLNDRRRVLTLDTAGEVVLWDLLQCAPIKSYGKKHMEDVIPEVNTQDSVAHWCAVDTRIGTLTCMLEENYCFDAETYADELEFEEPIDFREDHRINLGKWILRYLFSNLIDEEIKRDEVVRTELLKQKEEQPQSRPTNIELPNMNVNGWKDAISGPTSASTLKAENNTRLPHTPGLAIGLATPMAGPMSAGRNSTNNPLTPTQEEGSQLEKTQTQRSSNQDGGDYFGSASGINGSSNGNGKPAEIPKEGSTDSKEEPVTSPTETDTPTKKGKGMFGKKFFNMKKFSTGTAVPEPAKPAVDEKAEDSDSRSNKTDEKTIEDNFYGTIQRIRQGYEERIAAGATKLDTEIAPSLPNETPVLKPPAMTTILIQEDRPDSGGVADLFEGKVGTLGLQADLIEKAAPMWLAEVLLRNQLPPKDIVKVSFVLEPFGNALPSISSDGNNRLNANRMLRARKILGYVAERIEPAPSKEDLEQQAAEGGVLRPEDYLELYCNGQLITPTMTLASIRAHVWRGGGDVLLYYKANGRKEIKHAPYPGPQSGAPPGPIHGLRVGAGLNSTPGSSNVSERKQSSEADQRSNKDTAGFGP is encoded by the exons ATGGGACGCAACGCGCGGAAGCGGATTTCCTACG TGCTGCCACTTGCCAACTCGGCCGGAGGACACAGACTCGGAGTCAATGGCTTGGCCGTCGACCCCCAGAATTCCATCCT CTACTCGGGTGGCCGTGATGGCGTGATATGCGCCTGGGACCTGCATCTTGACCTGAACCATACGAATCCAGACGAGCGCGACCCTTTTGCTGACACCAATGCCACCGATTTCAAACCTCCACCCACCCACTTCCGCCAGCAAGTCCAGGCACATACGCACTGGATCAACGACCTTGTCCTCGCCGAAAACAACAACGCCCTCGTATCCGCCTCGTCCGACATTACCGTAAAAGTATGGCGCCCCGCAGCAGAGGACAAGCTGCCGCCGCAAACGATAGGCCTGCACACCGACTACGTCAAGCGCGTCGCGGCGCCTGGAGGCAGCGAGAACTGGGTAGCCTCGGGTGGATTGGACCGCAAGATCAGCCTATGGGACCTCAGCGGCGCGGGCAAGAAGCTCGAGATTGCAGTGGGCGAGGATGAGAATACGGCAAAGGGCTCGGTATATGCCCTGGCGGCAACACCCAACATCATCGCGAGCGGCGGGCCAGAGAGCATCGTTCGCGTATGGGACCCAAGGTCAGGCAAGCGCATCACCAAATTCGTCGGCCATACGGACAATGTGCGCGACATCCTCCTCGCTCACGACGGCGACATGATCCTGACGGGCTCCTCGGACCAAACGGTCAAGGTGTGGTCAATGACGGCAGGTCGCTGCATGTACACGCTCACCATGCACAACGACAGTGTGTGGTCGCTGCACTCCGACTCGCCCGAACTCGATGTTTTCTACTCCTCTGACCGCTCTGGTATCGTAGCCAAAAGCGATGTGCGCAACTGCGCCGAGATGGATGAGGGCCTTTCAGTGGCAGTATGTCAGGAACACGAGGGCGTAAACAAGATTGTTGCGGCTGGTGACTACATCTGGACGGCAACCTCGAGCTCGAGTATCAACCGGTGGAACGATGTAGAAACTGCGGCCGAAGTTGAGCTTCCGGAATCCTACAAATGGCACAGGAACAGCGTGTCGACTATGCGATCGCGATATCCCTCACCTCCTGCAGGCAGTCCGCGCACTAACGGAGAGACGGTGAAGATACCGCTCAAGTCTCTACTGCGCATGTCTAACACCGCACCATTCCCACAAGCGGTCGCACCAAAGGACGCCGATGTCTCTACTCTGGCAAGCTCACGGAAGCAGTCAGAAGTGTTGGTAGCTCCCGACCACGGCGCTGTTGGTACGATACGGGCGCTGCCAGACTTTACCATCGAAGGCCAGAACGGACTCATCAAGCACCATCTCCTCAATGATCGACGGAGAGTGCTTACTTTAGATACTGCGGGAGAGGTGGTGCTGTGGGATTTGCTACAG TGTGCGCCCATAAAATCATATGGCAAAAAACACATGGAGGACGTTATACCAGAAGTGAACACCCAAGACAGCGTTGCTCACTGGTGCGCCGTCGATACAAGGATAGGAACTTTGACATGCATGCTCGAGGAGAATTACTGCTTCGATGCCGAGACTTATGCAGATGAGCTAGAGTTTGAGGAGCCCATTGATTTCCGGGAAGATCATAGAA TAAATCTCGGCAAATGGATACTGCGATACTTGTTCTCCAATCTCATCGATGAAGAAATCAAACGCGACGAGGTTGTACGAACAGAGCTACTCAAACAAAAAGAGGAGCAGCCGCAAAGCCGTCCCACCAACATTGAATTGCCGAATATGAATGTCAATGGATGGAAGGATGCAATTTCAGGGCCGACATCCGCCTCTACTCTCAAGGCTGAGAACAATACTCGTCTACCGCACACACCAGGCCTGGCCATTGGTCTAGCCACGCCGATGGCAGGCCCTATGAGTGCAGGGCGCAACTCGACTAACAATCCTCTAACGCCGACTCAGGAAGAAGGGTCGCAGTTGGAGAAGACCCAAACACAACGAAGCTCAAATCAAGATGGTGGTGACTACTTTGGATCCGCGTCCGGTATCAACGGCAGCAGCAATGGAAATGGGAAACCCGCTGAAATACCAAAAGAAGGCTCAACTGATTCAAAAGAAGAGCCCGTCACATCACCCACCGAGACCGATACGCCGACGAAAAAAGGCAAGGGCATGTTTGGCAAGAAGTTTTTTAATATGAAGAAGTTCAGTACCGGGACCGCCGTTCCTGAGCCAGCTAAGCCAGCTGTGGACGAGAAGGCTGAGGACAGCGATTCACGCTCTAACAAGACGGACGAAAAAACTATCGAAGATAACTTCTACGGTACGATTCAGCGGATTCGACAAGGCTACGAAGAACGGATAGCTGCTGGAGCGACCAAACTAGACACTGAGATCGCGCCAAGCCTGCCCAACGAAACACCTGTATTGAAACCGCCAGCGATGACCACGATTCTCATCCAGGAGGACCGTCCCGATTCCGGCGGTGTTGCAGATCTCTTCGAAGGCAAAGTCGGAACCTTGGGCTTACAAGCCGATCTCATCGAAAAAGCCGCGCCCATGTGGCTAGCCGAAGTCTTGCTACGC AACCAACTCCCACCAAAAGACATAGTCAAAGTCTCCTTCGTCCTCGAGCCTTTTGGCAATGCACTCCCATCCATTTCATCCGACGG CAACAACCGCCTCAATGCGAACCGCATGCTGCGTGCGCGCAAGATACTGGGCTACGTCGCAGAGCGCATCGAGCCTGCGCCCAGCAAGGAGGATCTCGAACAACAGGCTGCTGAAGGCGGTGTACTGAGACCAGAAGATTATCTGGAGTTATACTGTAATGGACAG CTCATCACACCCACCATGACGCTAGCCAGTATCCGTGCACACGTCTGGCGCGGTGGTGGCGACGTCCTTCTTTACTACAAAGCAAACGGTCGCAAGGAAATCAAACACGCTCCTTACCCCGGTCCGCAGTCTGGTGCCCCGCCAGGTCCGATTCATGGATTGAGAGTTGGGGCTGGACTAAATTCTACGCCGGGCAGTAGCAATGTCAGTGAGAGGAAGCAGAGTAGTGAGGCAGATCAGAGGAGTAATAAGGATACCGCGGGTTTTGGGCCATAA
- a CDS encoding Superfamily I DNA and RNA helicase and helicase subunit has protein sequence MPSTQTRTKLKSFQFVESASNAESLKACEAEKENLPAALAKISKSMATPKANRVAKDVSNNNKTPKLPTITDCPPPSTPATKRLPLADLVGNIDDSSRHAPPPVASPEEQLIWRGSQAVNTPLPRKNKKRARSSSPAPSQEDSRLDQARKDITTPQADPAMELWSRYTNSKGTPGANKNVAFAHLINESSPRSAAAAGSVNGLRRWASCGVEFPASNVKRRRVHGVFHQEKDTTEDVFAGASSSDGTMPGQPAKPNIASMVQRMRECVSKPQPRIYSQLPSSSSPLPAAGDRQGVSSGSPLQRRAREQDMDTSETMQPGSEPLGVGLDGDDELVQEEDDSNVELVADQPQASPGSSDDFGDDDFDTDLVEALDIVPQHVDQPTYLTSYVTVPTEPVSPPPPEQHVTLPALPQTGSDDEFGIDDEDDFAADLEQVASLYDTRSVESATTGQAAATGNEEFAATEDATPAPSQQDNRAIQRYLIKQVDEGSYTTDRGYQMPEKVLLVEEEKTKLFKAITLRQAWFDTPCTTGSFVHVIGEFTNTGQCIIDDHHNMLILHPDHLISSTVVADSFGCLRRAVLQDRVKATSKANAPMLYGTLLHELFQEAMKVNKWDSVFLSEIIDVLLPRHLETILEINSTCEAIKEHMSSKLPELQAWAKLFVRAEPQNDAVVRELNGRQSIMSINKLLDVEEHVWSPMYGLKGNIDATVQVTMRDDQGERTLTVPFEVKTGKNSSNAAHVAQTALYNLLLSNRYDVDIAYGILYYLETSDISRVPAVRNDIMHMIIKRNELACYVRDRIELPPILKEDFKCQKCYAQESCFLYHNLVEDGKGEMLNKKTKERYDELVQPLQRSHQDFMKKWDILLTKEETDMMKFRRELWTMLSTDREKLGRCFSNVILEPGSAHEEENGQKINRYSYTFIKQRPVPGFSFTESQLIVGEPIVVSDEQGHFALANGYVTNVKKRRITVAVDRRLHNARIKLPGFNSQSNQTFAGIMEVTKEGDTVSKHEADEEPVLYRLDKDEFSNGMAAARNNLIQIMDNSVYKAHDLRALIVDGRAPVFKPVTDALSIPQSSQMSMNSDQRAAVSKVMSAKDYALVLGMPGTGKTTTIAHIIRTLVAKGKSVLLTSYTHTAVDNILLKIRDDKIGILRLGTVKKIHPEVREFATLGVEPKDSVEELERSWMEPPVVATTCLTINHSLFNRRVFDYCIVDEASQITLPVCLGPIRMAQKFILVGDHYQLPPLVQNKEAMEGGLDVSLFKLLCEAHPQAVVSLEHQYRMCADVMLLSNTFIYSGRLKCGTASVASRKLALPKPDGLKTYHQKRYLSRSSAAETCSGSDTAGCWLTQSLSPDQPVVFINTDLISATLETQSGSRITNTLEARLVTQLTVSLLSLGVAADEIGIIAFYRSQLAMLRQSLSSAYTQTQSSELAAPAISGQGCAGVELHTADKFQGRDKEVVIVSCVRSNENGVVGDLLKDRRRVNVALTRARSKLVILGSEKTLSSNELLRDLVTLCRKKNWVIDLQSEMIDSHSFDEGITQTSKTPTRPSHQLTHVDIMVRSPVLSPTPCKKRKALGDLAATSEQVNARSPKRRLGNKSSSGSPEVRRIPGKVFTAGKRGILDGRPILRDIYNGAI, from the exons ATGCCGTCGACTCAAACCCGGACGAAGCTTAAGTCTTTCCAATTCGTTGAGAGTGCGTCAAATGCCGAATCTTTGAAGGCGTGTGAGGCTGAGAAAGAGAACCTACCCGCTGCGCTAGCCAAGATATCTAAATCAATGGCCACGCCAAAGGCGAACCGAGTCGCAAAAGATGTtagcaacaacaacaagacgCCAAAGCTACCAACCATCACCGACTGCCCGCCGCCATCCACTCCAGCCACCAAGAGACTACCGCTGGCGGATCTCGTTGGGAATATTGATGACTCCTCGCGACATGCGCCGCCGCCCGTCGCTTCACCAGAAGAGCAGCTGATATGGAGAGGGTCGCAAGCAGTGAATACACCTTTGCCACGGAAGAACAAGAAGCGCGCTAGGAGTTCGTCGCCTGCACCGTCACAAGAAGACAGTAGACTCGATCAGGCCCGGAAAGACATCACGACCCCCCAGGCTGATCCGGCCATGGAACTATGGTCGCGGTACACAAACAGCAAAGGGACACCAGGCGCCAATAAGAATGTAGCATTTGCGCACCTGATCAATGAGTCGTCACCGAGAtctgctgccgctgctggaAGCGTCAACGGACTACGACGCTGGGCGAGCTGTGGCGTTGAGTTTCCCGCCTCGAACGTGAAGAGGAGGCGAGTGCATGGTGTTTTCCACCAGGAGAAAGATACAACCGAGGATGTGTTTGCTGGCGCTTCCAGTTCCGATGGTACGATGCCGGGACAACCTGCGAAGCCCAATATTGCAAGCATGGTGCAGCGAATGAGGGAATGCGTATCGAAACCGCAGCCGCGCATATACTCGCAACTTCCCTCGAGTTCGTCTCCGTTACCCGCGGCTGGAGATCGCCAAGGTGTCTCGTCAGGTTCCCCTCTACAGCGACGTGCCCGGGAGCAAGATATGGACACGTCTGAAACCATGCAACCCGGGTCAGAGCCTCTTGGTGTGGGCCTGGATGGTGATGATGAGCTTGTTCAAGAAGAGGATGACTCTAATGTTGAACTGGTAGCCGACCAACCCCAAGCATCTCCAGGATCATCAGATGACTTTGGGGATGATGATTTTGATACGGACCTCGTAGAAGCCCTGGATATAGTGCCCCAGCACGTCGATCAACCAACATATCTGACAAGCTATGTTACCGTTCCTACAGAACCGGTCAGTCCACCGCCGCCCGAACAACACGTAACTTTGCCAGCCCTCCCACAGACCGGAAGTGACGACGAGTTCGGAATAGACGATGAGGATGATTTTGCTGCGGACTTGGAGCAAGTTGCATCTCTCTACGATACGAGATCTGTAGAGTCGGCAACAACAGGTCAAGCCGCTGCAACAGGAAACGAAGAATTCGCAGCCACTGAAGATGCCACACCAGCGCCT AGCCAGCAGGACAATAGGGCCATACAGCGTTACTTAATCAAACAAGTGGACGAAGGTTCATACACCACCGACCGTGGTTATCAAATGCCTGAGAAG GTGCTATTGGTCGAAGAAGAGAAAACAAAGCTGTTCAAAGCTATCACCCTACGACAAGCTTGGTTCGATACGCCTTGTACAACAGGGTCTTTTGTTCACGTCATTGGCGAATTCACAAACACTGGCCAGTGCATAATTGACGATCACCACAATATGCTCATCTTGCATCCAGACCATCTTATCTCATCAACCGTCGTTGCCGATTCATTTGGTTGCTTACGACGAGCGGTGCTCCAGGACAGAGTCAAGGCGACGAGCAAGGCTAATGCGCCTATGCTCTACGGCACATTGCTCCACGAGCTCTTTCAAGAAGCCATGAAAGTGAACAAATGGGACTCCGTATTTCTTTCGGAAATAATTGATGTCCTTTTACCGCGCCATTTGGAGACTATTCTGGAGATCAACTCGACGTGCGAAGCCATTAAGGAACACATGAGCAGCAAGCTACCCGAGCTGCAGGCTTGGGCAAAGTTGTTTGTTCGCGCAGAACCTCAAAATGACGCTGTTGTTCGAGAGCTTAATGGGCGGCAGTCTATCATGAGCATTAATAAATTGCTCGACGTCGAAGAACATGTTTGGTCCCCCATGTACGGTTTGAAAGGAAACATAGATGCTACCGTACAAGTCACAATGCGGGATGATCAGGGTGAACGGACTCTGACAGTGCCGTTTGAAGTGAAGACTGGCAAGAACTCTTCGAATGCTGCGCACGTCGCGCAAACTGCTTTGTATAACCTATTGTTATCCAATCGTTATG ATGTTGATATTGCATACGGCATCCTGTATTACCTCGAAACTTCCGATATCAGTCGCGTCCCCGCTGTTCGTAACGACATCATGCACATGATCATCAAGCGTAATGAGCTGGCATGTTACGTCCGAGATCGCATTGAACTACCGCCTATCTTGAAAGAGGACTTCAAGTGTCAAAAGTGCTACGCACAGGAGTCATGCTTTTTGTATCACAATCTCGTTGAGGATGGGAAAGGTGAGATGCTAAACAAGAAGACAAAAGAGCGATACGACGAGCTCGTACAACCACTGCAGCGTTCCCACCAGGACTTCATGAAGAAATGGGATATCCTCTTAACCAAGGAAGAGACGGATATGATGAAGTTTCGCCGAGAATTATGGACCATGCTGAGCACCGACCGTGAGAAGTTGGGCCGCTGCTTCTCCAACGTTATACTAGAACCTGGGTCTGCACACGAAGAGGAGAACGGCCAGAAGATCAACCGGTACAGCTACACATTCATCAAACAGCGGCCGGTACCAGGCTTCTCCTTCACCGAATCCCAACTCATCGTCGGTGAGCCCATCGTGGTATCAGATGAACAAGGCCATTTCgcgctggcaaatgggtaTGTGACCAACGTCAAGAAGCGCCGGATCACTGTTGCTGTTGATAGACGGCTGCACAATGCTCGTATCAAGCTCCCGGGCTTCAATTCGCAAAGCAATCAGACCTTCGCCGGCATCATGGAGGTTACCAAAGAAGGCGATACAGTCTCCAAACATGAGGCCGATGAGGAGCCAGTGTTGTATCGTTTGGATAAAGACGAGTTCAGCAACGGCATGGCTGCAGCCCGCAACAACCTTATCCAAATTATGGACAACAGCGTCTACAAAGCTCACGACCTTCGTGCGCTCATTGTGGATGGGCGAGCGCCCGTGTTCAAGCCTGTCACGGATGCACTATCAATACCCCAATCGTCACAAATGTCTATGAATTCCGATCAACGAGCTGCTGTCTCTAAAGTCATGTCTGCGAAAGACTATGCACTGGTGCTAGGGATGCCCGGGACCGGAAAAACAACGACAATTGCGCACATTATCCGGACCCTCGTTGCAAAAGGCAAAAGTGTCTTGCTCACTTCCTACACACATACTGCAGTTGACAATATTCTTCTCAAAATCCGGGACGACAAAATTGGCATACTGCGCCTTGGCACGGTAAAGAAGATCCACCCAGAGGTTCGAGAGTTCGCTACGCTCGGAGTAGAGCCAAAGGATAGTGTGGAGGAGCTTGAGAGATCTTGGATGGAGCCGCCCGTCGTGGCCACTACTTGCTTGACTATCAACCATTCCCTCTTCAACCGTCGAGTCTTTGACTACTGCATCGTCGACGAGGCATCACAAATCACGCTACCAGTCTGCCTTGGACCTATTCGCATGGCCCAGAAGTTCATCCTTGTAGGTGATCACTACCAGCTTCCGCCGTTGGTACAGAACAAGGAAGCCATGGAAGGTGGCCTAGATGTCTCACTGTTCAAGCTGCTCTGTGAAGCCCACCCACAGGCAGTTGTCAGCTTAGAGCATCAATACCGTATGTGCGCCGATGTCATGCTGTTGTCCAATACCTTTATATACTCTGGAAGATTGAAGTGCGGTACCGCTAGTGTAGCCTCCCGCAAGCTCGCACTGCCGAAGCCAGATGGCTTAAAGACCTATCACCAGAAGCGATACCTGTCCCGATCGAGTGCAGCGGAAACTTGTTCTGGTTCAGATACCGCAGGCTGTTGGCTGACACAGTCTTTGTCCCCAGACCAGCCCGTGGTATTTATCAATACCGACCTGATTTCCGCTACCCTGGAAACACAGTCAGGGTCCCGCATCACCAACACGCTCGAAGCCCGCCTCGTCACACAGCTTACAGTATCACTCCTTAGCCTTGGAGTTGCGGCCGATGAGATCGGCATCATAGCCTTCTATCGCTCGCAACTCGCTATGCTGCGCCAAAGTTTGTCATCAGCATATACACAAACACAATCATCTGAGCTCGCCGCACCAGCAATCAGTGGTCAAGGATGCGCGGGCGTCGAACTGCATACCGCCGACAAATTCCAAGGTCGCGACAAAGAAGTTGTGATAGTATCTTGTGTGCGCAGCAACGAAAACGGAGTAGTGGGTGACCTACTCAAAGACAGAAGACGTGTCAATGTTGCTCTCACACGCGCACGATCCAAGCTCGTCATCCTGGGCAGTGAGAAGACACTCTCTAGTAATGAACTCCTGCGCGACCTGGTCACCCTCTGCCGAAAGAAAAACTGGGTCATCGATCTCCAGTCTGAAATGATCGATTCTCATAGCTTCGACGAAGGCATCACACAAACCAGTAAAACGCCAACCCGTCCTTCACATCAATTGACTCATGTAGATATCATGGTCAGAAGCCCCGTTCTATCACCCACGCCATGCAAGAAACGCAAGGCACTCGGTGATCTGGCTGCCACTTCTGAGCAAGTCAATGCCAGGAGTCCGAAACGGAGGCTGGGTAACAAGAGCTCCAGTGGCAGTCCCGAGGTGAGGAGGATACCTGGCAAGGTATTTACGGCTGGGAAGAGGGGAATCTTGGATGGAAGACCGATATTGAGGGACATTTACAATGGCGCTATTTAG